From Caminibacter mediatlanticus TB-2, the proteins below share one genomic window:
- a CDS encoding NosD domain-containing protein codes for MIKKLCLTFFFSFQLFAFECYSILTETGFFTPVYPYNFKDYYNFLEPRCNILQDKIIWESNLSYIGCYGKYEDANKTLHTLKFNFKNPKIVKHKFSFKDQYVIFPRPSTVNKININNLIKDYKPEKLLKKFPKNFYGNGIDLVPIEKLPLMPTINIYEFYRYYKKHNLSTKILVLYNGIYNIEYLYKKINNKKIIEKISNNTYIIKYPIYISPTASLVIKNKTILLETKPKPIFIMYHGKIYAYNSKFITWDIKKNIFAKREFIPENELLLIGKQTPRPYFLGFSSSKTYFINNEFRGLGFHSTTATFGISIVNYPSDLIINQYSLFTYLNKRGKPNGYYIGNLMYKNMMGFYCANAGKSAIIGNVMYDNLIYNIDPHDYSKHLIIIRNLTAKAKHAHGIVISRGVDNTIIAQNFSFNNHSAGIMLDRSSSKNYIYDNLTALNGYMGISIQESDNNLIENNKIIANLIDGIIIRNSLRNTIKNNLITYNLKNGIEVLTKNIDFMIYRDFLRDPYHKATSAYIIKNKIYSNMFFNITNKNNAAIYLKDNYLKSKYYPNYGGELNIFIPKIIENKGHFTLYGIGNPYLPLSSDFIKMSTNALKTAIKIYIEASCNNDFISDLLAKIYIKRLKNNRLGEMEYIRGISLLYPNDMYSYGYFLLSQAKTKKDKINALSYIIQSIIFGKENALIDIKLIKYITNINKDDINNAFEITINRLSQGKLIDNSKYNVMCKLTSHKKAIIESKLKQFLFRVKKSKVKDFYELSNVYYKNFNLFTNEVIKKINHIFYKGNIGKIKYMKLLKKRNKIINNNIECKKVFNKLQKTKKSLVTYYKSNKKEFEKLLSQYIDRYINLINEFRINKIDKKLIYKLMEQ; via the coding sequence ATGATTAAAAAGTTATGTTTAACTTTCTTTTTTTCATTTCAGTTATTTGCATTTGAATGCTATTCAATTTTAACTGAGACAGGGTTTTTTACTCCTGTTTATCCATATAATTTTAAAGATTATTATAACTTTTTAGAACCAAGGTGTAATATTTTACAAGATAAAATTATATGGGAGAGTAATTTATCTTATATTGGTTGTTATGGGAAATATGAAGATGCAAATAAAACACTTCATACATTAAAATTTAATTTTAAAAACCCAAAAATTGTGAAACATAAATTTTCTTTTAAAGACCAATATGTGATTTTCCCAAGACCATCGACAGTTAATAAGATTAATATTAATAATTTAATAAAAGATTATAAACCTGAAAAATTATTAAAAAAATTTCCAAAGAATTTTTATGGAAATGGAATTGATTTAGTTCCAATCGAAAAATTACCTTTAATGCCTACTATTAATATATATGAATTTTACAGATATTATAAAAAACATAATCTTTCAACTAAAATTTTAGTTCTTTATAATGGTATTTACAACATCGAATATTTATATAAAAAAATAAATAATAAAAAAATTATTGAAAAAATTAGTAATAATACTTATATAATCAAATATCCTATATATATTTCACCTACTGCATCATTAGTTATTAAAAATAAAACAATATTGCTTGAAACAAAACCAAAACCTATATTTATAATGTATCATGGAAAAATTTATGCTTATAATTCAAAATTTATTACTTGGGATATTAAAAAAAATATATTTGCTAAAAGAGAGTTTATTCCGGAAAATGAGTTATTATTAATAGGAAAACAGACTCCACGGCCATATTTTTTAGGTTTTAGTAGTTCTAAAACATATTTTATTAATAATGAATTTAGAGGGCTTGGATTTCATTCAACAACAGCTACGTTTGGTATTTCTATTGTTAATTATCCAAGTGATTTAATTATTAATCAATATTCATTATTTACATATTTAAATAAAAGAGGAAAACCAAATGGTTATTATATTGGAAATTTAATGTATAAAAATATGATGGGATTTTATTGTGCCAATGCAGGAAAAAGTGCTATTATTGGTAATGTAATGTATGATAATTTAATATATAATATTGACCCACATGATTATAGTAAACATTTAATTATTATTAGAAATTTAACTGCAAAAGCAAAACATGCTCATGGTATTGTAATTTCAAGAGGAGTTGACAATACTATAATTGCTCAAAATTTTTCTTTTAATAACCATTCTGCTGGAATAATGCTTGATAGGTCTTCTTCTAAAAACTATATATATGATAATCTAACTGCATTAAATGGATATATGGGGATTTCAATTCAAGAAAGTGATAATAACTTAATTGAAAATAATAAAATAATTGCTAATTTAATAGATGGTATTATTATTAGAAACTCTCTTAGAAATACCATAAAGAATAATTTAATTACTTATAATTTAAAAAATGGTATTGAAGTATTAACAAAAAATATTGATTTTATGATTTATAGGGATTTTTTAAGAGACCCCTATCATAAAGCAACTTCTGCATATATTATAAAAAATAAAATTTACAGTAATATGTTTTTTAATATAACAAATAAGAACAATGCAGCTATTTATTTAAAAGACAATTATTTAAAAAGTAAATACTATCCTAATTATGGCGGTGAATTAAATATATTTATTCCTAAAATTATAGAAAACAAAGGTCATTTTACTTTATATGGAATTGGGAATCCATATCTACCTTTGAGTTCAGATTTTATTAAAATGAGTACGAATGCATTAAAAACGGCTATTAAAATTTATATAGAAGCTTCATGTAATAATGATTTTATTTCAGATTTATTAGCAAAAATTTATATAAAAAGACTTAAAAACAATAGATTAGGTGAGATGGAATATATAAGAGGTATATCTTTATTATATCCTAACGATATGTATTCGTATGGATATTTTTTACTCTCGCAAGCTAAAACAAAAAAAGATAAAATAAATGCATTAAGCTATATTATACAAAGTATTATTTTTGGAAAAGAAAATGCTTTAATTGATATAAAATTGATTAAATATATAACAAATATAAACAAAGATGATATAAATAATGCTTTTGAAATAACTATTAATAGGCTTTCACAAGGAAAATTAATTGATAATTCAAAATATAATGTAATGTGTAAATTAACTTCTCATAAAAAAGCCATTATAGAAAGTAAGTTGAAACAATTTTTATTCAGAGTTAAAAAATCAAAGGTAAAAGATTTTTATGAATTAAGCAATGTTTATTATAAAAATTTTAATCTATTTACTAATGAAGTAATAAAAAAGATAAATCACATATTTTATAAAGGAAATATTGGAAAAATTAAATATATGAAATTATTAAAAAAAAGAAATAAAATAATAAATAATAATATTGAATGTAAAAAAGTGTTTAATAAGTTACAAAAAACAAAAAAAAGTTTAGTTACATATTATAAAAGTAATAAAAAAGAGTTTGAAAAATTATTATCTCAATATATAGATAGGTATATTAATTTAATAAATGAATTTAGAATTAATAAAATTGATAAAAAATTAATTTATAAATTAATGGAGCAATGA
- a CDS encoding glycosyltransferase: MKEILKFFYFLIYILFVVLIGLLIPFERFDPYAKNLIFFIGFVGTWRYTWFFMNIVRAWAYKNIKFKAIRKEEENSGKEIDPEHVFILITTFRIGTSVSVEVYRAAIKEAINCGYNVTLIASIVEMSEERLVRKIFLEMDPPERVKLVITRIKGTGKRDGLAVGFRVVSNSPVNLYNSVVAVVDGDSILGEGVIKKSARLFGLNENLGALTTDEDARLEGKDFITDIYRKWYRLRFAQRNVTMSSLALGDRVLTLTGRMSMFRANIVADREFVETVQNDYFEHWRLGKIPFLTGDDKSSWFYVIKNGWDMLYVPDVVVYTIEEIPHRNFFIGSLMLMQRWFGNQYRTNERALKLPIEILGLYTWYALWDQRFTKWATPYGLMIAIFGAIHWGAYIFLAYIWWILLSRLIMTFAYSVSRKDILPSWPFFLYYNQVVGSFVKMYIWEHLYKQSWTRQKTKLAAGDRFTAWYQYVSSNLSLTMKLLLFIIIINILVQNITFDDIWAYLNWI, from the coding sequence ATGAAAGAAATTTTAAAGTTTTTTTATTTTCTTATTTATATTTTATTTGTTGTTTTAATTGGATTACTTATTCCATTTGAGAGATTTGACCCATATGCAAAAAATCTAATATTTTTTATAGGTTTTGTTGGAACATGGAGATATACATGGTTTTTTATGAATATTGTAAGAGCATGGGCATATAAAAACATAAAGTTTAAAGCTATTAGAAAAGAAGAAGAAAATAGTGGAAAAGAAATAGACCCTGAGCATGTATTTATCCTGATTACAACTTTTAGAATTGGAACGAGTGTATCTGTTGAAGTTTATAGAGCTGCTATTAAAGAAGCTATTAATTGTGGCTATAATGTTACATTAATTGCTTCTATTGTTGAGATGAGTGAAGAGAGGTTAGTTAGAAAAATATTTTTAGAGATGGATCCTCCTGAGAGAGTAAAACTTGTAATAACAAGAATTAAAGGGACTGGGAAAAGAGATGGATTAGCAGTTGGTTTTAGAGTTGTGTCAAACTCTCCTGTAAATCTTTATAATTCAGTGGTGGCTGTTGTTGATGGGGATTCTATTTTAGGAGAAGGAGTTATTAAAAAGTCTGCAAGGCTTTTTGGATTAAATGAGAATCTTGGAGCATTAACTACTGATGAAGATGCAAGATTAGAAGGTAAAGACTTTATAACAGATATTTATAGGAAATGGTATAGACTAAGGTTTGCTCAAAGAAATGTTACTATGTCTTCATTAGCGTTAGGGGATAGAGTTTTGACTCTTACTGGTAGAATGTCAATGTTTAGAGCAAATATAGTAGCTGACAGAGAGTTTGTAGAAACAGTCCAAAATGATTATTTTGAGCATTGGAGACTTGGAAAAATTCCATTTTTGACAGGTGATGATAAATCAAGTTGGTTTTATGTTATAAAAAACGGCTGGGATATGCTTTATGTACCAGACGTTGTTGTATATACTATTGAAGAAATTCCTCATAGAAATTTCTTTATAGGTTCTTTAATGCTAATGCAGAGATGGTTTGGTAATCAATATAGAACTAATGAGAGGGCTTTAAAACTTCCTATTGAAATTTTAGGACTTTATACTTGGTATGCTTTGTGGGATCAAAGATTTACTAAATGGGCCACTCCTTATGGATTAATGATTGCAATATTTGGTGCCATTCATTGGGGAGCGTATATTTTTCTTGCTTATATTTGGTGGATTTTATTATCAAGACTTATTATGACATTTGCATATAGTGTTTCAAGGAAAGATATTTTACCAAGTTGGCCATTCTTTTTATATTACAATCAGGTTGTAGGTTCATTTGTTAAAATGTATATTTGGGAGCATTTATATAAACAAAGTTGGACAAGACAAAAAACAAAATTAGCTGCAGGGGACAGGTTTACTGCTTGGTATCAATATGTTAGTTCTAATCTTAGTCTTACAATGAAGTTACTGTTGTTTATTATTATAATTAATATTTTAGTCCAAAATATTACATTTGATGATATTTGGGCATATTTAAATTGGATATAG
- a CDS encoding nucleotide sugar dehydrogenase has protein sequence MNISVIGLGYVGAVCSACFANEGHNVIGVDVDKTKVDLINQGKSPIVEKDLDKLIEKNVKEGRLKATTNLKDAIKNSNITFIAVGTPSRENGSIDLRYIKEASKQIGEVLKEKDSFHIVVMRSTVLPGTGEDVVIPIIEKYSNKKINKDFGYASNPEFLRESTAIYDFYHPPKTVIGASNDKTAEILENLYSFIDINEAPLFKVKIKEAEMVKYADNSWHATKVTFANEIGLICSKLEIDSHKVMDIFCADRKLNISTYYLKPGFAFGGSCLPKDVKAITHKAKELDENTPLLNSLMLSNEYQIKRVYNYFIKPLKKKKIGVLGISFKAGTDDLRESPMLELTEMLIGKGYFVLIYDENVLKAKKDGAAKEYIENELHHIDKRLKNELDEVISHSDVILIGNNNNKFKGLEEKYKDKIFIDIAAIGDKVKDENYIRIV, from the coding sequence ATGAATATTTCAGTTATAGGTTTGGGATATGTTGGTGCAGTTTGTAGTGCTTGTTTTGCTAATGAAGGGCATAACGTAATTGGTGTAGATGTAGATAAAACAAAAGTGGATTTAATAAATCAAGGGAAATCACCAATTGTAGAAAAAGATTTAGATAAATTAATAGAAAAAAATGTAAAAGAAGGAAGATTAAAAGCTACTACTAATTTAAAAGATGCAATCAAAAATAGTAATATAACTTTTATTGCTGTTGGAACTCCTTCAAGGGAAAATGGGAGTATAGATTTAAGATATATAAAAGAAGCCTCTAAACAAATAGGAGAAGTTCTAAAAGAAAAAGATAGTTTTCACATAGTTGTAATGAGAAGTACAGTTTTACCAGGAACGGGGGAGGATGTTGTAATACCAATAATAGAAAAATATTCAAATAAAAAAATAAATAAAGACTTTGGTTATGCTTCAAACCCTGAGTTTTTAAGAGAAAGTACTGCAATTTATGATTTTTATCATCCACCAAAAACTGTAATTGGTGCAAGTAATGATAAAACTGCTGAAATTTTAGAAAATTTATATTCATTTATAGATATCAATGAAGCACCACTATTTAAAGTTAAAATAAAAGAAGCAGAAATGGTTAAGTATGCTGATAACTCTTGGCATGCAACAAAAGTTACATTTGCAAATGAAATTGGACTTATTTGTTCAAAACTTGAAATTGATTCGCATAAAGTAATGGATATTTTTTGTGCAGATAGAAAATTAAATATTTCAACATATTATTTAAAACCTGGATTTGCTTTTGGTGGGAGTTGTTTACCAAAAGATGTAAAAGCAATTACTCATAAAGCAAAAGAACTTGATGAAAATACTCCTCTTTTAAATTCATTGATGTTAAGCAATGAATATCAAATAAAAAGAGTTTATAATTATTTTATTAAACCATTAAAAAAGAAAAAAATAGGAGTTTTAGGAATTAGTTTTAAAGCTGGTACTGATGATTTAAGGGAATCTCCAATGCTTGAACTTACAGAAATGTTAATTGGAAAAGGATATTTTGTTTTGATTTATGATGAAAATGTTTTAAAAGCAAAAAAAGATGGAGCTGCAAAAGAGTATATTGAAAATGAGTTGCATCATATAGATAAAAGATTAAAAAATGAATTAGATGAAGTTATAAGTCATTCTGATGTAATTTTGATTGGTAATAATAACAATAAATTTAAAGGGTTAGAGGAAAAATATAAAGATAAAATTTTTATAGATATTGCTGCAATAGGGGATAAAGTAAAGGATGAAAATTATATTAGAATAGTTTAA
- a CDS encoding polysaccharide lyase family 7 protein → MILRGISFFIFFVILFGHDSPYSLDKFKPVLNMSKLQAPKSSFNPLYSRHYGDFKDYSNKYFYLQDNKYMVFYMCGSHNRSELRFKNIWSVNTKIPKILEAEVKLFSLNAKREFTFLQIHADSTLKDAPIINKPLLRIVWRKEYHNLYNHLWAIIRISDSLLSNNYKKIDLGILQKDFFNVKIIVVKNMLKIYLNNKLKVKENVSYWQKYKNYFKAGVYLQDKGCAKVLFNRLFIKE, encoded by the coding sequence ATGATTTTGAGAGGGATTAGTTTTTTTATTTTTTTTGTTATTCTCTTTGGTCATGATTCTCCATATTCGTTAGATAAATTTAAACCAGTATTAAATATGTCAAAATTACAAGCTCCAAAAAGCTCTTTCAATCCTTTATATTCAAGACATTATGGAGATTTTAAAGACTATTCAAACAAATATTTTTATTTGCAAGATAATAAATATATGGTGTTTTATATGTGTGGCAGTCATAATAGAAGTGAACTTAGATTTAAAAATATATGGTCTGTGAATACTAAAATTCCTAAAATTTTAGAAGCAGAAGTAAAACTTTTTTCTCTTAATGCAAAAAGAGAATTTACATTTTTACAAATTCATGCTGATAGCACTCTAAAAGATGCTCCTATTATTAATAAACCTCTTCTTAGAATTGTGTGGAGAAAAGAGTATCATAATTTATATAATCATTTATGGGCGATAATTAGAATTAGTGATAGTTTGCTTTCAAATAATTATAAAAAGATTGACTTAGGAATTTTACAAAAGGATTTTTTTAATGTTAAAATAATAGTTGTAAAAAACATGTTAAAAATTTATTTAAATAATAAATTAAAAGTTAAAGAAAATGTTAGTTATTGGCAAAAATACAAAAATTATTTTAAAGCTGGGGTATATTTGCAAGATAAAGGTTGTGCAAAAGTTTTATTTAATAGATTATTTATAAAGGAATAA
- a CDS encoding mannose-1-phosphate guanylyltransferase/mannose-6-phosphate isomerase: protein MTNVILCGGSGTRLWPISRENLPKQFLKFIDNKSLFQLTLKRNSEYSKDFLIVSNENQYFIALDQLEEMGFSDSKFIIEPVGRNTAASIAFAAFSVDKDEILFITPSDHLIENDENYKKAIENAKKCAKDGYIVTFGVVPNSPKTGYGYIKAISCKDLICDVESFKEKPDIKTAKKYIEDGNYYWNSGMFMFKAEVYLNELKKYAPDIYEASKKAYENAKKGEFVRIKKDDMLEIRDESIDYAVMEHSKIIKMIKSNIKWQDVGDFDALYEVLPKDENGNTKNDKLLALNSKNNLVFGRYKKQIVINDINDLIIVDTPTALLVTKRGDAQKVKEIVKILKEKNPDVVKFGRTVYRPWGKYTNIEEGDGYKVKLIVVNPGKRLSLQKHFHRSEHWVVVSGTAKVINGDKEFILRPNESTYIPMGEIHRLENPGKIPLKIVEVQVGEYLEEDDIVRIEDDFERD from the coding sequence ATGACAAATGTAATTTTATGTGGAGGAAGTGGAACGAGACTTTGGCCAATTAGTAGAGAAAATTTACCAAAGCAATTTTTAAAATTTATAGATAACAAATCACTTTTTCAATTAACTTTAAAAAGAAATTCAGAATATAGTAAAGACTTTTTGATCGTATCTAATGAAAATCAATATTTTATTGCCCTTGACCAATTAGAAGAGATGGGATTTAGTGATTCTAAATTTATAATTGAACCTGTTGGTAGAAATACAGCAGCTTCAATTGCTTTTGCTGCTTTTAGTGTTGATAAAGATGAGATTTTATTTATAACACCAAGCGACCATTTAATTGAAAATGATGAAAATTATAAAAAAGCTATTGAAAATGCAAAAAAGTGTGCAAAAGATGGATATATTGTAACTTTTGGAGTAGTGCCTAATTCTCCAAAAACAGGATATGGTTATATAAAAGCTATTTCTTGCAAAGATTTAATATGTGATGTTGAGAGTTTTAAAGAAAAACCTGATATTAAAACAGCAAAAAAATATATTGAAGATGGTAATTATTATTGGAATAGTGGTATGTTTATGTTTAAAGCAGAGGTATATTTAAATGAACTTAAAAAATACGCACCAGATATATATGAGGCAAGTAAAAAAGCTTATGAGAATGCTAAAAAAGGTGAGTTTGTAAGAATAAAAAAAGATGATATGCTTGAAATCAGGGATGAGAGTATAGATTATGCTGTAATGGAGCATAGTAAAATAATAAAAATGATAAAAAGTAATATTAAATGGCAAGATGTTGGAGATTTTGATGCATTATATGAAGTATTGCCAAAAGATGAAAATGGTAATACGAAAAATGATAAATTATTAGCTTTAAATTCAAAAAATAATTTAGTTTTTGGAAGATATAAAAAACAAATTGTAATCAATGATATTAATGATTTAATTATTGTAGACACTCCAACAGCTCTTTTAGTTACAAAAAGAGGAGATGCTCAAAAAGTTAAAGAGATTGTAAAAATTTTAAAAGAAAAAAATCCTGATGTTGTTAAGTTTGGAAGGACGGTATATAGGCCTTGGGGTAAATATACTAATATTGAAGAAGGTGATGGATATAAAGTTAAACTAATTGTTGTTAATCCTGGCAAAAGACTCTCTCTACAAAAACATTTCCATAGAAGTGAGCATTGGGTAGTAGTTAGTGGTACAGCAAAAGTTATTAATGGAGATAAAGAATTTATATTAAGACCTAATGAATCAACTTATATTCCAATGGGGGAAATACATAGACTTGAAAATCCAGGAAAAATTCCTTTAAAAATTGTAGAAGTTCAAGTTGGAGAATATTTAGAAGAAGATGATATTGTTAGGATAGAAGATGATTTTGAGAGGGATTAG
- a CDS encoding class I SAM-dependent DNA methyltransferase translates to MNIFDSKALTWDDLPRRVELAKSVVKNIIPHLNGNEKILDFGCGTGLVGLNLAPFVKEVIGIDTSKEMVKKFNEKSKKLNLNAKAFCKDIFEVDEKFDIVVSSMTLHHIKDIEKLSKKLLNLTHKVFLADLVKEDGTFHTKGNEGVFHFGFDKKELNHYFKDWKQEYKIIHTIKKNKKFPIFLLMLYK, encoded by the coding sequence ATGAATATATTTGATAGTAAAGCACTTACTTGGGATGATTTGCCAAGACGAGTAGAACTTGCTAAAAGTGTAGTAAAAAATATCATTCCACATTTAAATGGAAATGAAAAAATCCTTGATTTTGGATGTGGAACTGGACTTGTTGGTCTAAATTTAGCTCCTTTTGTAAAAGAAGTAATTGGTATTGACACTTCAAAAGAGATGGTTAAAAAATTTAATGAAAAATCTAAAAAGTTAAACTTAAACGCAAAAGCTTTTTGCAAAGATATTTTTGAAGTTGATGAAAAATTTGATATTGTAGTCTCTTCAATGACACTTCATCATATAAAAGACATAGAAAAACTTTCAAAAAAATTATTAAATTTAACTCATAAAGTTTTTTTAGCCGATTTAGTAAAAGAAGATGGCACATTTCATACCAAAGGAAATGAAGGAGTTTTTCATTTTGGATTTGACAAAAAAGAATTAAACCATTATTTTAAGGATTGGAAACAAGAATATAAAATAATCCATACAATAAAAAAAAATAAAAAATTTCCAATTTTTTTATTAATGCTTTATAAATAA
- a CDS encoding MBL fold metallo-hydrolase has translation MEILVKPCGEFYTNCYIVDRSIVIDPGVGAFEFVKEHCDEVKAIINTHGHFDHIWDNKKVKEYFNAPIYIHKNDAFFLENDPFGFNPPKVKPDFLLDEGEIEITGKKFLIRHFPGHTPGSITIEFENDMFSGDFIFDGSIGRVDFPYSNPEKMKKSIKKFLEIPYDKRILPGHGPTTTIKKAQKFLPMWLDYL, from the coding sequence ATGGAAATATTAGTTAAGCCTTGTGGGGAATTTTATACAAATTGTTATATTGTAGATAGAAGTATTGTTATTGACCCAGGAGTTGGTGCTTTTGAATTTGTTAAAGAGCATTGTGATGAGGTAAAAGCAATAATTAATACTCATGGGCATTTTGACCATATTTGGGATAATAAAAAAGTAAAAGAGTATTTTAATGCACCAATTTATATTCATAAAAATGATGCATTTTTTCTTGAAAATGACCCTTTTGGATTTAATCCTCCAAAAGTAAAGCCTGATTTTTTACTTGATGAGGGAGAGATTGAAATAACTGGAAAAAAATTTTTAATAAGACATTTTCCAGGACATACTCCTGGAAGTATTACAATTGAATTTGAAAATGATATGTTTAGTGGTGATTTTATTTTTGATGGTAGTATTGGAAGAGTTGATTTTCCATATTCAAATCCAGAAAAAATGAAAAAATCAATAAAAAAATTTTTAGAAATTCCTTATGATAAAAGAATCTTGCCAGGCCATGGGCCTACAACTACTATAAAAAAAGCTCAAAAGTTTTTGCCAATGTGGCTTGATTATTTATAA
- the rny gene encoding ribonuclease Y: MIIEVIVISSLSALLAFFLAKKMDKAKYEIYVSEAKAKAKAIEHEAEMKLENAKSKAKELELEAKNSYEMQKLELKQEYENKLAEILKKEEEIENILKEHYKRDEELKKVIKEIEKEKEYIQKQKEKYKEKLQEIEKVLSNAAGLTKDEAKEVILKKTEESLREEVAHLTRKILKEAEENAKKKANFVIAQATTRYAGEFAGERLINVVAIGDDEMKGRIIGKEGKNIKTLEMVTGCDIIIDETPGIITVSSFNIYRRQIAVETIKRLIEDGRIHPARIEEVYNKVYEEFEEKTKTEGEEILLDLGLSGAGIHPEIIKLIGRLKYRASYGQNALGHSLEVAHLAGIMAAEMGGDELLAKRAGILHDIGKALTHEIGGDHVSIGYDLCKRYNEPEEVLNAIKAHHEYEEIKSIEAAAVCTADALSAARPGARREVLEAFLKRVTQIEEIAKSFDGVIKAYAMNAGREIRVIVEADLISDDEAVLLSREIAKRISEEVTFPGEIKVNVIREKRAITFASAS; the protein is encoded by the coding sequence ATGATAATAGAGGTTATAGTAATTTCTTCTTTATCCGCTCTTTTGGCGTTTTTTTTGGCAAAAAAGATGGATAAAGCTAAATATGAAATTTATGTATCTGAGGCAAAAGCAAAAGCAAAAGCAATTGAACACGAAGCTGAAATGAAACTTGAAAATGCAAAATCAAAAGCAAAGGAACTCGAACTTGAAGCAAAAAATTCTTATGAAATGCAAAAACTTGAATTAAAACAAGAGTATGAAAATAAACTTGCTGAGATTTTAAAAAAAGAAGAAGAGATAGAAAATATCTTAAAAGAGCATTATAAAAGAGATGAAGAGTTAAAAAAAGTTATAAAAGAGATAGAAAAAGAAAAAGAGTATATTCAAAAACAAAAAGAAAAATATAAAGAAAAACTTCAAGAAATTGAAAAAGTATTATCAAATGCAGCTGGACTTACAAAAGATGAAGCAAAAGAGGTTATTCTTAAAAAAACAGAAGAAAGTTTAAGAGAAGAGGTTGCTCATTTAACAAGAAAAATTTTAAAAGAAGCAGAAGAAAATGCAAAGAAAAAAGCAAATTTTGTAATTGCCCAAGCCACTACAAGATATGCTGGTGAATTTGCAGGAGAGAGATTAATAAATGTAGTTGCTATTGGCGATGATGAGATGAAAGGAAGAATTATTGGAAAAGAAGGTAAAAATATAAAAACTCTTGAAATGGTTACAGGATGTGATATTATAATTGATGAAACGCCTGGAATTATTACCGTTAGTAGTTTTAATATTTATAGAAGACAAATAGCAGTTGAGACTATTAAAAGATTAATTGAAGATGGGAGAATTCATCCAGCAAGAATTGAGGAAGTGTATAATAAAGTTTATGAAGAGTTTGAAGAAAAAACTAAAACAGAAGGGGAAGAGATTTTACTTGATTTAGGCCTCTCAGGTGCTGGAATACATCCAGAAATTATAAAACTTATTGGAAGATTAAAGTATAGAGCAAGTTACGGACAAAATGCATTAGGACATAGTTTAGAGGTTGCACATCTTGCAGGGATTATGGCAGCTGAGATGGGAGGAGATGAGCTACTTGCAAAAAGAGCAGGAATTTTACACGATATAGGAAAAGCTTTAACTCACGAAATTGGTGGAGACCATGTAAGTATTGGATATGATTTATGTAAAAGATATAACGAACCAGAAGAAGTATTAAATGCAATAAAAGCTCATCATGAATATGAAGAGATTAAAAGCATTGAAGCAGCAGCAGTATGCACAGCTGATGCTCTCTCTGCTGCAAGGCCTGGAGCAAGAAGAGAAGTGTTAGAGGCATTTTTAAAAAGAGTTACTCAAATTGAAGAGATTGCAAAAAGTTTTGATGGGGTTATAAAAGCATATGCAATGAATGCAGGAAGAGAAATAAGAGTAATTGTTGAAGCTGATTTAATATCAGATGATGAAGCAGTTTTGTTAAGTAGAGAAATAGCTAAAAGAATTAGTGAAGAGGTTACTTTTCCAGGAGAGATTAAAGTAAATGTAATAAGAGAAAAAAGAGCAATTACTTTTGCATCTGCAAGTTAG